The genome window ATTTTAGCAGGTTTATTAGAGTGAGTAGTGAAAGTGTACAGAGAACAGGCCGATTCAGCATGGTACAGAAATGGTATCACACGATCACATCACGGTTGATTACCACGATGTTTTTGACAGTGCTAATGATATGTGCTATCTGGCATAACTTCCTCACGTCGCATATATTTAAACGGAAACAGCGGGTGGTGTTAGATCCTCGAGATACACGTCCAGCAAATGTGATCACACCGCAAACGACCAGCCATTCTCATATGATGCATCGACACACACAGTCATTCAGTTCATCTGCACCCATTGAGGTTGATGTGGAAGTGGATGATGTGAATAATATTGAATATGATCGGACTATCACAAGGCGCATTAAAGCCAGAGACACAGATTTCAATCCCTTTGCAGATGTACTGTCTGGAGAAGATTTGAAACTTGTGCCAAACCTTCAATACTACTACTCACAATACAATATTGTAGTGGACGAGTATGAGGTCACAACAAAGGATGGATTTGTCCTAGAGCTTTGGCATcttagaaaaaaagatgaatcTGAATTTAATGACAGATATCCTATTCTTATGTTGCATGGTCTTTTACAAAGTAGTGGTTCCTTTGCCTCGGCCGGCAGGAAATCCTTGGCATATTATGTACATGACTCAGGATACGATGTTTGGTTGGGCAACAACCGTTGTGGGTTCAAGTCTAAATGGGATAGAGAAAAGCTTGCTCCAAACGGGGAGTGGGATTGGGATTTGAATACCATGACAAGATATGACTTAGAAACTCTTGTTGATGCTGTTCTCGAGAAGAAGCAACATAAATTTGAAAAGCTATCATTGATAGCCCATTCTCAGGGAACAACACAGGCATTCATGGGTCTTGTAAATGAGGACGATATTTACAAGGACACGGATTTCAGATTAAGCAGTAAATTGGACAATTTCGTTGCTTTGGCTCCAGCAGTTTATCCTGGACCTTTGTTGGACGAAAAGTTGTTCGTTAAATTCATGGCAAAACATATAGATAACAAGTGGGTTTTTGGTGATAAATCTTTCGTTCCATTGATGATGGAAATGAGGGACATCATGGCTGGTCACAAaatcttttcctttttatCATATGTGATGTTCAACTTTTTATTCAACTGGAACGACATTTTATGGGATAGACCACTTCGGGATAgacattttcttttctcaCCAGTTCATATATCAGTGAAACTCATGCAATGGTGGCTCAGTTTGGATCCTCTGAAGTCAAGTTTTAAAACTTTTGCTGAAGATATGTTCCCGGATGTCAAGACATGGTTCCCAGTTCACTCTGAAAGCACCAGCATGGATGAACATCTACATAAGAATGAACATAAGCCCGTCACCCAAGACTGGCCCAAAATTCTGTTATTTATACCAAGACAGGATAGACTTGTTGACGGTGAACGACTCATCAACCATTTCATTAATCACGAACCCCATTCcattttcaagatttggTATATCGACGAATACTCACACCTAGATGTTCTATGGGCTGGAGATGTGATTGAAAGAATCGGTAAACCAATGCTCGAAAACATGTACTTCCCAGAACAGCATTCAGCAACAAACTAATATATCAATACATATTACAGACTACTTTCATGAAATTCAACACACTAATTATGCCTCCTTacaatttcttgtttcaaaaatatttagATATAAGCAACATTTGTAATTATTACCTTAGAACTCTACTACAGTTAGAGCGAAACGTTTCACACCCTATCATTTTAATTTACCTACATGATGCGTCTGTTTCCTATCTCTTCGCAGACATAAGGTGTTCTCTCTTCACTCTCAAATTagtatttctttttctattttttttaaaagttTCAATACAAAATTTggctcatctcatctcatctcatcgcaaATCTATTTCATGCATACACAAGCACAACGAGTGTGCTATTTGAGAGCTGTAGTGTTACGTATTGTTAACTGAATAGAACTACTACAACACTAGGTTTCAGAAACATCATTTaacttttcaagaaactTTAGGCGGAATGAAGATCAAAACTATCAGCAGAAGTGCAGACGACTATGTTCCTGTAAAGAGCACTCAAGAATCACAACTGCCTCGTAACTTGGATCCAGCTTTGCATCCATTCGAAAGAGCCAGAGAATATACAAAAGCTTTAAATGCAACCAAACTCGAGAGAATGTTTGCAAAACCATTTATTGGTCAATTAGGTTATGGTCATAGAGATGGTGTTTATACTATTGCAAAGAACTATAACGTGCTTAATAAGCTTGCTACTGCGAGTGGTGATGGTATCATTAAATACTGGAATATGTCTActagagaagaattgaGTTCGTTTAAAGCACATTATGGTATGGTAACAGGGTTATGTGTGACTCCTTTACACCTATCTCCTCAAAGGGAAAACTTCATGTTATCCTGTGGTGATGATAAAACTGTAAAGTTATGGTCCGTTAACTCAGATGACTTTGCTAATGTCAAAGATGATACTAGATTGAATAACGAACATGGTATCATCAAGACTTTCCATGGTGAGCATGCATTCCAATCCTTAGATCACCACAGACAAAAATCTAACTTTGTTACTGGTGGTGCTCAGATAGAACTTTGGGATACTAATAGGTCCAAACCAATTTCAAACCTTTCTTGGGGTGCAGACAACATAAATCACGTTAGATTCAATCAAAACGAAGTTGATATTTTAGCAAGTACGGGTAGTGATAATTCTGTGGTACTTTATGATTTAAGAACCAATTCTCCAACTCAAAAAATTGTTCAAACAATGAGAACGAACTCTATTTGTTGGAATCCAGTGGAAGCCTTCAACTTTGTGATTGCTAATGAAGATCATAACGCGTACTACTACGATATGAGAAATATGTCTAGGGCCCTACACGTGTTTAAGGATCATGTCAGTGCTGTCATGGATGTTGATTTCTCACCAACAGGTGACGAAGTCGTAACTGGTTCTTACGATAAGACGATAAGAATTTATCAAGTCAAACACGGTCACTCAAGAGAAATTTACCATACAAAGAGAATGCAACATGTGTTCCAAGTGAAGTACACTATGGACAGTAAATATATAGTAAGTGGTTCAGATGATGGTAACGTTAGACTATGGAGAGCTAAGGCATGGGAGAGATCAAATGCTAAGAGTACCcgtgaaaagaataaactAGAGTATGATGAAAAGCTCAAGGAGAGATTCAAACACATGCCAGAAGTCAAGAGAATAAGTAGACACAGACATGTTCCTAAGGTTGTTAAGAAGGCTCAAGAAATTAAGAAGATAGAAATCGATTCgttgaagagaagagagagaaacgaaagaagaacacGGAAAGATATGCCCTTTGTACCagagagaaagaaacagattGTCGGTACTGTTTTCCAGTACGAGGATAAACAAAAGGACAATTCTAAATCTACCAATTCAGATGATGAGTAGAcatattaattaatttcagtattatatataattataacTTGTAACGTTAATAATCTCGGTATAATTTTCAATACTCCTCCATTATTGCCTCAACTATTAATGTACTTTCCATTAGTAAATCAACGGAAACAGCTAAAAACTTTAACTCTTTAACGATGgggaattttttttttttttttttttttagtttttgaCATATTGTAGAATACAGGATTATTAGTGGAAGTAAGAGAAAATTAAGgtaaaaaataaaaatgtGAACATAATAAGAACCAGCCTTACTTGCTCAAAATAATATGTTGAGTAATAGTAGTACTATGAGTCTatcaatttatttttttttctgtttttgaaATGTTAACGTTTACAATGGCACTGCTAAGGGGgatgaaaaaagaaagaacaacGTTAAATGGTCAAAAGATCCATTATTAAATTGTTACATCCAAAATTTTCCCCACATCCGGTACTCTTTCTTGGGCTAAATCTTCCAGTAGAGGAATTATATCCAAAAGTTCATTGTCATGTGCATCAGAAAACCAGGATGAAATTGGAATAGCATGCTGAGGATGGAAGATGTATGAAGCTGGGTATTTGTCTAAGATAATCATGTCAGATAACGGTCTACCAATTTGAGATAGATTCTTGATATAGTTGCCATCGTAGTTGTAGCACGAGTCTCTGAATAATCTATGGTGGATAGTCTTTTCCTTATCCAAGATATCCAATAAGGGATCACCATATCTTGAAACACTTGCAGTAAAGACAACGACTTCATAAAGTTCACTAACACgtttcaaaaattcatcGACTCCAGGTCTCTTGATAACATAAACGTTGTGGACTTGATTATCAATTTCTACTGGAATAACGAAGTCTGCTGTACGGAGGtacttgaaagaagaatgaacCAAAGTTTCATCCAGATCTAAAACCAAACATTTTTTGCCCTTAAATTGTTCAGTTTTGGGCAAAAGTAACGTATTAACACCAGGGGCATGTGCCTGATCAGGTTGTAGTAATGATAAGTCTAACAGGTCTCCTTCATCGTAGTCGGCATTAACCATGTCTATATCACTAACCCCTTGGCTTTGAATACCTTCAGAGTCTTCAGCACTGCTAGTATGTTCTGTTTCATGgacagtagtagtaatttCTGGTGGCGCTGCCTGACCTGCCGACACTGCTGTATCTGCAGTTGTGCCAGTACTGTTATCTGATTCTGCATTATACACCAACAGAGTCTGTTTCTCATCGGCCTTGAtgtcatcatcgtcatcgtcatcatctgcATCCAtgtcaacatcaacatccaTAGCTGCATCATCACTGCTCGAATCATTTGTGATCTCACTAGAGTGAACAACCTGCTCTGCTACGGCAGGTGCTTTACTCTTCTCAACAGGCACGCTTCCATAAGCACGTTTGATCTTTGTCGTGCCTTTCTTGGCGAGATGCATCTCAGCTGTCGAATTCGATAATGTGGTGTGTACAGCTGATTGTCTAGTATTAGTAGAGTGAAGCCCAGTATGTGCACTACTCCTTTTCTTATTTGTACGGGAGGGGCTTCCTGACTTGTTACTTTTGCTCTTCTCTAAATTCAATCCAGTGCCACTCTTGGAGTTGTGATTATTACTTGTAACTGAATTTTtactcttttgtttcttggaaCTCTCAGAATCGCTTGAACCACACAATAAAGAGGTGATAAAGCCCATAACTCTCTAAAATCCTCCTATCTAATCCAACCTTCTCCTGTCttaaaaagtttaaaaccaaaaaactcaatacaacaacaaatcgAAGATAAATGtaacaacaaacaatacCGTCGCCGCTAGATCCTATCAACGCAACAATCTTATTATGTCGAAAAGAAATCGACCAATACCTCTCGCAACTCCTTTCCAAACGTCAATCAATAAATTACGTTGACTCTGAAGCTGTCAATTAATACAAAAAAGCAACCAATGATTGATAGTGGTTCACCTCTGCACTTTTCCCAAGCACAACAACTAGTACAACCTCAAGCACAAACTCgagaacaacaagaatgAAGTACTGTCAATAAATGGTATTCTGCTCTTCGGAGTTTATTCTAACTTATACCACTTACAAGAAAACTGTTATATATCATTAAACAATCCAAATTTCTACCTAgctttattttgtttcacCGACTAGACATGTTCTTTcgataaagaaaaaaaaaaagctttttaaatttttatCGATTTATTCGTTACCCGGAAACCGACTGCCTTTCTGCAAATTTGGGCTTTCCCgtttttttcaaattcctatttgttttggtttacCCGCATCAACATGGCATTTGGTAAAATAGCACTTTTAAGACTCTACCTGTCCTTCATTCAAGCCAATGAATAAGAAGTTGTACTTCTCTTGAGGGATGTTACTGAATAATAGCTAACAGACATTCCAAAGTGCTAAATACCTATAATAAAGGCAAGGGGATaaatatcaagaaatgAATGATGGAATATCTGCTCCCGGAACGCCGGTGAAAAACTTTCAGACACCTAGTAGACCATTAAGTCAACAACAGTTTCGAtcattgaaagagaaggCAGCGAAGCAGTCGCCATCATTGTATAAATTCAAGGTTCTAAGTGACCCTACGAAAAAGTCTGGACTCGGAAGCTCAGAAATTGCGAAACAAAGTGCCCAGAAAACTGTTCCTGAGAGCGATTCGTCGTTATTTGAGAGATCTGTGTTTTCTggaagaagggaaaaaTCTTCGGATGGTGGGTTGATTGGACATCTATCTAAAGACAGGAGTCGGTTagaaaacaatataaaaCAGCATATTCCTCCTAAGGCCAAAGTTCTTCTCTCCAAAGTTTCTTTGAAGTCGCATGAACAGCCCAGAACATCGTTACAGGCGGAGTCAAGTTCCAGTTCCGACCTTTTGCCTGATGAAGCCCCACCTACTGGGAACGAAACTACGAAATGGGACGGATCTGAGGGCCAGCTAACGGACTTTGAAAACCCTGCATTGGCTGTGTTCACGTCCAGGATGGTGAACAAGGAACTGGAGATGAGGCGTTTACTAACGAATATCGTGTTAGCCTTGATTTGGAATCTTATAAGCAAGTTCGTTATGCTGTTTTTCCAATACACTAAAAAAGGTGCCCAGCTGCGAGACGAGATACACCGCTTGGTGCTAAAATACGTGGTTTATAAAATATACCCTCAGGCGCACGTTCAATCAATATGGTTTCAGTTGCTTTCGTGGCAATGCATCACCAGCGTTTTCCATTTGATTGTGCTATATAATATTGGTGTGTGTCTGTGGAACTTATTAGTGAAGGCACAAAACCTTGATATGTCTGATTTGAACCTCACTGAACATCAAAAACGCTTGCTAGGTATCATTGATGACCATGCAACTACAGCAAACTCCACAGCACCTGCTACTGGCGAAAGACTGTCAAACAATAAGCCCACTGGCAAGAATGTACACAATACGTTTGTGAATGATGCAGATTCTAAGGCTGGCCATAAGCcatttattttcaaatctcTACAAACCCCAACAAAGATGCGTGAAGAGCAATACTCTAGTAGGAATGAAATTGGCGGTCAAAACCACGTTTCGTTTTCGGTTCAGCCGAAGAAAGTAAACGCTTTTGGGGTACAATCTGTAGATGCCACTTCTATGACTCCGATGAGATCTCTTCCATCAATTAGGTCACAGCGCCAAGAGATCCGTCCAGGTTACATACCAAGTAACAGGTACACATATATGATGGACTCTCCTAGCTCAACAAGAAAACTTTGAGGCCTTTACGAAGTTGATTGAAAGCCTTGTCATTTATTAATCAGCATGCATATCATAACTTTATTACATATAGAGAAGTGTATAATaatttagaagaagaactaaaCCAATATAATTAGTTAAGCGAGTAAAGGAAGCTACCACATAATGTACAGAAAGAATGTTTAATTAAGGTCCTAACAGCATCGCCATCATCATTCATGCTAAAGGTTTGGTTTTTAATTATTTGACTGTTATTATTTACCAGTGGTTAGGGAACAAAAACTTGAGCTTGGCCAGAGTTTCCTTCGACATGGCCTCTGGCTTGGTCGAAATGGAAAACTTCATCATATCGCGCAACCCATCACCATTCTTCATGAAGACAGGAAGCTCCTTAGCCATCTCAACAATAACCTTCGATGCCAAGTGGTTGGCGTTCTTGGCGTTGTTTTGCAAGTTCCCAATGACGGTTTGGACAGAGACTTGCTCCTCTTCGTCTCTCCAGGCGTCGTAGTCGGTAGACATACACACCATTTGGTAAGGAATTTCACATTCACGAGCAAGCTTTGCTTCTGGAATCACACTCATATTGATAACATCACCACCAAGCAAACGGTACATCTTCGATTCAGCTCTGGTAGAGAATTGCGGACCTTCCATACAAACAACGGTCAATTCCTTGTTGTAGTGTAACAGACATGGTTCTGCGGAGTCAGGGTTTTCTAACACATCCTGGAACTGGTATATATAGTCAGCGAATGACTTAGAGAATGGCTCGCCAAACATAACGTGACCCACCAATCCTTCATCGTTGAAATATGAGGATTCTCTGATACCTTTAGTTCTGTCGATGATCTGTTGTGGTAGGACAAAGTCTCTGGGCTTGATTTCCTGTTGCAAGGACCCTACAGCACTGAACGACAAGATCGCCTTAGTGCCCAGATGTTTCAAAGCAGCAATGTTGGCCCTGAATGGGACCCTTGTAGGTGGGAACTCATGGTTCACGCCGTGTCTGGCAATGAAGGCCACGTGAAAGTGCTCAGTCTCATCGGATTTCACACGAGACACCGTAATAGGAGACGAGGTTTGACCCCATGGGGTCTCCATTCTTGGCAAAATGGCAATCGGTTCCAAGCAGTCTAGCTTGTACAACCCAGTACCACCGATGATTCCTAGATCGATGGTTCCTTCAAAAGTCTGTGGTAACTCAGCAGATTTGGTGTTGGTCATTGTAAACTTGTAGAATTTCGGTATTGCTTTGAATCCTCGAATGAATATCCTCATACActatcaagaaaagaacggTCTTGTCACTCCTACTCCAATCTTTCCAAGTCACTTTACTCTAGCGATGGTGCGGTATAAACAGCTTCTTCACATGCCTGAGCCTGACAAGGTTACACTGACCGTGCTTCGAATCTCGACGGAACCCTCTgtagtttctttttgctcTCCAGAAAACTAAACAGAGAGACACATTAGACTAGACAAGAACAGACTAGACGCACTAGACGCACTAGACCGTCTGTTTGGTATCACTCGGATGCTCCCCGACACCAGAGAATTTCACGCCAACTCCAACTCCAATACCacccaccaccaccacccTTTACCATATGGTATCATATACCAGAGCCAACATCCGTTCACGTGACCTGATCTCCCACAGAGACATTCACAGTAACTAGTGCATCGTTATTTTACCTATATACACGATTTCTCACGCTATACACCATATATGAATAAATAGACGTCTTGGAAAGTAGGGCGCAGGTCTCCCGAGTCCCAAATACGAGACAACACCCGCCATTTCACCCTCTTTAAATGTCAAACCCGTAGCCCTTCATACAGGTCTTGTACTTGGCAATAAGCTCATCACACTTGCCGTTGTCCTGGCCATTGAACAAAAGACATTCATCTCTGGCCTCTTTCTCTGGCTTGCACACACAACATGGCTTTGGCTTGGAGGctgctgtttctgtttGAGTTTGGGCGTTTGTGTTGGTAGTTTCAGGCATTGTATTGTGTCTTGGTATGTATGTGTTgcttgatttcttgtcTAGCGAAAGCGATTCCGGTCTTTGTTGTACATTGTTCATTACTAAGTGTGTAAGCATTACTACtatatttcaaatttcAAGGTGGGCCGGCCGGCGGTGCTGTAGCCTGTAGCCTGGCCTGTAGCGTTTgttcgtttttttttttattttttttttttttctaatgTCCGAGATAAACCATTACCCGGCCAAAGGAAGGGCTATGGAAATTCCGGGTATTGCCGTGCCGTAGCGTGCCGAGTCATGCCGAGGTGTCTCGGAAACGAAGCGACAGCGACACATAAGCACCGACGACGATCCTCCGAGCAAGAAAAACTGAGAGGGAAAGGAGCCGTTCCGTGCCGTGGGGCTCCACCGCACGCACGGTCTTAATTACCTGTGGTGATATACTGCTATTTATACTTAGAGATATTGGTTTACTTACGTAGGCATGTAAGCACATAATCGGGATAGAGAGACACACGGACAGAAACACACACGCAATCTAACCGGTACAAAactgagaaaaaaaaccgGGTATAATGCATGCATGATGAATGGGCCAATCGAGACGACTTATATGCACATTGGCCACCGTTCCAGCACAAGTGAACGGAAGCGAAGCGATGATCCGGATAAATTTGGGTTCTGTTTTCGTCTCCTTTTTTTGCTCCTTGTGTGATTAGTATGGCAGTCACATAAGAAAGATGTTCTGCCATTAAGGGGAGCAGAGgatttcattgaaaatttcTCTTTCGATGGTAGacgaaaaaaataatgaatgatgatgaatgaaggaagataataaataaatataataaagtAGAAGTATATCACTTGTGAAAGGGGAGAGAGGTGTAGTTAGAGGAGAAAGGAGATAGGTATATACAAGAGACGGAATTCGAACTGAGAAAGACACCGAGTATAACTATTTTTCTTAAATTTTGATAAAAACTTGAGTGAAATAGGAATtgcgtgtgtgtgtatacaTATTTCGTCTTCTATTAGTGcaatttctttgttttagagttttgtttttaaaGAGAGGCTTTTTTATAAAGTCATAGCGCGTGTCTAGTCTGGAATTTACAGCTAAGTGGCG of Kluyveromyces marxianus DMKU3-1042 DNA, complete genome, chromosome 3 contains these proteins:
- the SOF1 gene encoding rRNA-processing protein SOF1, producing the protein MKIKTISRSADDYVPVKSTQESQLPRNLDPALHPFERAREYTKALNATKLERMFAKPFIGQLGYGHRDGVYTIAKNYNVLNKLATASGDGIIKYWNMSTREELSSFKAHYGMVTGLCVTPLHLSPQRENFMLSCGDDKTVKLWSVNSDDFANVKDDTRLNNEHGIIKTFHGEHAFQSLDHHRQKSNFVTGGAQIELWDTNRSKPISNLSWGADNINHVRFNQNEVDILASTGSDNSVVLYDLRTNSPTQKIVQTMRTNSICWNPVEAFNFVIANEDHNAYYYDMRNMSRALHVFKDHVSAVMDVDFSPTGDEVVTGSYDKTIRIYQVKHGHSREIYHTKRMQHVFQVKYTMDSKYIVSGSDDGNVRLWRAKAWERSNAKSTREKNKLEYDEKLKERFKHMPEVKRISRHRHVPKVVKKAQEIKKIEIDSLKRRERNERRTRKDMPFVPERKKQIVGTVFQYEDKQKDNSKSTNSDDE
- the MEU1 gene encoding S-methyl-5-thioadenosine phosphorylase yields the protein MRIFIRGFKAIPKFYKFTMTNTKSAELPQTFEGTIDLGIIGGTGLYKLDCLEPIAILPRMETPWGQTSSPITVSRVKSDETEHFHVAFIARHGVNHEFPPTRVPFRANIAALKHLGTKAILSFSAVGSLQQEIKPRDFVLPQQIIDRTKGIRESSYFNDEGLVGHVMFGEPFSKSFADYIYQFQDVLENPDSAEPCLLHYNKELTVVCMEGPQFSTRAESKMYRLLGGDVINMSVIPEAKLARECEIPYQMVCMSTDYDAWRDEEEQVSVQTVIGNLQNNAKNANHLASKVIVEMAKELPVFMKNGDGLRDMMKFSISTKPEAMSKETLAKLKFLFPNHW
- the POM34 gene encoding Pom34p encodes the protein MNDGISAPGTPVKNFQTPSRPLSQQQFRSLKEKAAKQSPSLYKFKVLSDPTKKSGLGSSEIAKQSAQKTVPESDSSLFERSVFSGRREKSSDGGLIGHLSKDRSRLENNIKQHIPPKAKVLLSKVSLKSHEQPRTSLQAESSSSSDLLPDEAPPTGNETTKWDGSEGQLTDFENPALAVFTSRMVNKELEMRRLLTNIVLALIWNLISKFVMLFFQYTKKGAQLRDEIHRLVLKYVVYKIYPQAHVQSIWFQLLSWQCITSVFHLIVLYNIGVCLWNLLVKAQNLDMSDLNLTEHQKRLLGIIDDHATTANSTAPATGERLSNNKPTGKNVHNTFVNDADSKAGHKPFIFKSLQTPTKMREEQYSSRNEIGGQNHVSFSVQPKKVNAFGVQSVDATSMTPMRSLPSIRSQRQEIRPGYIPSNRYTYMMDSPSSTRKL
- the COX17 gene encoding copper metallochaperone COX17, translating into MLTHLVMNNVQQRPESLSLDKKSSNTYIPRHNTMPETTNTNAQTQTETAASKPKPCCVCKPEKEARDECLLFNGQDNGKCDELIAKYKTCMKGYGFDI
- the PSR1 gene encoding phosphatase produces the protein MGFITSLLCGSSDSESSKKQKSKNSVTSNNHNSKSGTGLNLEKSKSNKSGSPSRTNKKRSSAHTGLHSTNTRQSAVHTTLSNSTAEMHLAKKGTTKIKRAYGSVPVEKSKAPAVAEQVVHSSEITNDSSSDDAAMDVDVDMDADDDDDDDDIKADEKQTLLVYNAESDNSTGTTADTAVSAGQAAPPEITTTVHETEHTSSAEDSEGIQSQGVSDIDMVNADYDEGDLLDLSLLQPDQAHAPGVNTLLLPKTEQFKGKKCLVLDLDETLVHSSFKYLRTADFVIPVEIDNQVHNVYVIKRPGVDEFLKRVSELYEVVVFTASVSRYGDPLLDILDKEKTIHHRLFRDSCYNYDGNYIKNLSQIGRPLSDMIILDKYPASYIFHPQHAIPISSWFSDAHDNELLDIIPLLEDLAQERVPDVGKILDVTI
- the YEH2 gene encoding sterol esterase 2; translated protein: MELRPPYFSRFIRVSSESVQRTGRFSMVQKWYHTITSRLITTMFLTVLMICAIWHNFLTSHIFKRKQRVVLDPRDTRPANVITPQTTSHSHMMHRHTQSFSSSAPIEVDVEVDDVNNIEYDRTITRRIKARDTDFNPFADVLSGEDLKLVPNLQYYYSQYNIVVDEYEVTTKDGFVLELWHLRKKDESEFNDRYPILMLHGLLQSSGSFASAGRKSLAYYVHDSGYDVWLGNNRCGFKSKWDREKLAPNGEWDWDLNTMTRYDLETLVDAVLEKKQHKFEKLSLIAHSQGTTQAFMGLVNEDDIYKDTDFRLSSKLDNFVALAPAVYPGPLLDEKLFVKFMAKHIDNKWVFGDKSFVPLMMEMRDIMAGHKIFSFLSYVMFNFLFNWNDILWDRPLRDRHFLFSPVHISVKLMQWWLSLDPLKSSFKTFAEDMFPDVKTWFPVHSESTSMDEHLHKNEHKPVTQDWPKILLFIPRQDRLVDGERLINHFINHEPHSIFKIWYIDEYSHLDVLWAGDVIERIGKPMLENMYFPEQHSATN